The following proteins come from a genomic window of Maribacter sp. HTCC2170:
- a CDS encoding DNA alkylation repair protein — MNEYIQTLELELKRNSNAKIAEEQKAYMRNQFEFYGIKTPVRREIQKPFLAKDFLPPKSELQLIIKTLWNKPEREYQFIGQELVHKYKKQFVKSDIALLEFMVTHKSWWDTVDYIAVKLIGPYFDMFPEQLKPIIEKWLASGNMWLQRCCLLYQLKSKDKMDTQRLSQIINLLLGSNEFFINKAIGWVLREYSRTNPKWVVKFVSNHKLAPLSKREALRLL, encoded by the coding sequence ATGAACGAATACATACAAACATTAGAACTTGAACTTAAGCGTAATTCCAATGCCAAAATCGCTGAAGAACAAAAGGCCTATATGCGAAACCAGTTCGAATTCTATGGCATAAAAACTCCAGTACGCCGCGAAATACAAAAACCTTTTCTTGCCAAAGATTTTCTTCCCCCAAAATCCGAATTGCAATTAATCATTAAAACCTTATGGAATAAACCTGAACGGGAATATCAATTCATAGGGCAAGAATTAGTGCACAAATACAAAAAACAGTTTGTAAAAAGTGATATTGCCCTATTGGAATTCATGGTTACCCATAAATCGTGGTGGGATACGGTGGACTATATCGCAGTAAAGTTGATAGGTCCATATTTTGATATGTTTCCGGAACAATTGAAACCTATTATAGAAAAATGGTTGGCATCTGGCAATATGTGGTTACAACGCTGTTGTTTGTTATACCAGCTTAAAAGCAAGGATAAAATGGATACGCAAAGGCTATCCCAGATTATCAACCTTCTGCTAGGTTCGAATGAATTTTTTATAAACAAGGCTATCGGATGGGTATTACGTGAATATAGCAGAACCAATCCCAAATGGGTAGTTAAGTTTGTATCAAACCACAAATTAGCTCCCTTAAGCAAAAGAGAAGCATTAAGGTTACTTTGA
- a CDS encoding DNA-3-methyladenine glycosylase I yields the protein MEKHKCGWCLGNDLYEAYHDLEWGVPVKDDETLFEFLILETFQAGLSWITILRKRENFRKAFNHFDYKKIATYGDAKIEALLNDAGIIRNKLKVHSAISNAQSFMKIQEEFGSFSNYIWGFVNNKPIKNSLLDYKEGPANTPLSDKISKDLKKRGFKFVGSTVVYAFMQAIGMVNDHEKSCFRYKEV from the coding sequence ATGGAAAAACATAAATGTGGTTGGTGTTTAGGTAATGACCTGTATGAGGCTTATCACGATTTGGAATGGGGCGTTCCCGTAAAGGATGATGAAACCTTGTTCGAGTTTCTGATTTTGGAAACTTTTCAAGCTGGTTTAAGCTGGATAACCATTCTTCGAAAACGAGAGAATTTCAGGAAAGCTTTTAACCATTTTGATTATAAAAAAATCGCTACTTATGGTGATGCTAAGATTGAAGCCTTATTGAATGATGCAGGAATCATCAGGAACAAACTTAAAGTACATTCGGCCATTAGCAATGCCCAGTCCTTTATGAAAATACAGGAAGAATTTGGGAGTTTTAGCAATTACATTTGGGGATTTGTAAATAACAAACCCATTAAAAACTCCTTATTGGATTATAAGGAAGGCCCGGCAAATACTCCCTTATCCGATAAGATTAGTAAAGACTTGAAAAAGCGAGGATTCAAATTTGTTGGTAGTACCGTGGTCTATGCTTTTATGCAAGCCATTGGTATGGTCAACGATCATGAGAAAAGTTGTTTTAGGTATAAGGAGGTTTAA
- a CDS encoding TetR/AcrR family transcriptional regulator, which produces MERLLQSVKININEKIFLKDPESSDLGKSIVEESILMIHKMGFESFTFKKLGIKIGSNESSIYRYFENKHKLLLYLTSWYWGWLEYQLVFATNSISDHAEKLKRTIEIVTKTTEEDSAFSHINEVLLNKIVINEYSKSYLTKEVDTENKAGYFVIYKRLVNRIRDMISALDSEYEYPSSLASTILEGSLHQYFLKDHFPSMTDCHKDSGPTNYFLNLVFNLLKS; this is translated from the coding sequence ATGGAACGCCTGCTACAATCTGTTAAAATAAACATCAATGAAAAAATCTTTCTGAAAGATCCAGAATCCTCTGATTTGGGAAAAAGTATAGTCGAGGAAAGTATTCTTATGATTCATAAAATGGGTTTCGAAAGTTTCACCTTTAAAAAGCTAGGTATTAAGATAGGGTCTAACGAAAGTTCTATCTACCGTTATTTTGAAAACAAGCACAAATTGTTGTTATACTTAACTTCCTGGTATTGGGGTTGGTTGGAATATCAATTGGTATTTGCAACCAATAGTATTAGTGACCATGCCGAAAAACTAAAAAGGACCATCGAGATTGTTACAAAGACCACCGAAGAAGATTCTGCCTTTTCACATATTAATGAAGTGCTACTCAATAAAATCGTAATCAATGAATATTCAAAATCATATTTGACAAAAGAGGTGGACACAGAGAACAAAGCGGGTTATTTTGTGATTTATAAAAGATTGGTCAATCGTATTAGGGATATGATATCTGCTCTGGATTCTGAATATGAGTATCCATCAAGTCTTGCGAGTACAATTTTGGAAGGATCCCTGCACCAATATTTCCTTAAAGATCATTTCCCTTCTATGACCGACTGTCATAAGGACAGTGGCCCAACAAATTACTTTCTTAATCTAGTTTTCAATTTACTCAAATCATAG
- a CDS encoding YitT family protein, whose translation MAKTIMTSDAKARTNYKLIFKDIFFIVSGIFTAAFGLESFLFPNRFIDGGATGISLLVAEVSNLPLSLLIILVNIPFIILGFRVIGRTFALKATFAILGLALVLATVNFPEITQDKLLVAVFGGFFLGAGIGLSVRGGSVLDGTEVLAIFLSRKLGTTIGDIIILVNIMVFLAAAYLLSIETALYSMLTYLAASKTLDFVIEGIEEYTGVTIISDFSNDIRLMIINKLGRGVTIYDAKGGYVENGKHNEYDVLFTVITRLEIRKLNIEISKIDPKAFVVMNKINDTRGGMIKKRVL comes from the coding sequence ATGGCTAAAACTATTATGACCTCAGATGCAAAGGCGCGCACAAATTATAAACTTATTTTCAAGGATATTTTTTTTATCGTTTCCGGGATATTTACCGCAGCGTTTGGACTTGAAAGTTTTTTGTTCCCAAATCGTTTTATCGATGGTGGGGCAACTGGTATTTCTTTATTAGTCGCAGAGGTGAGCAATTTACCCCTTTCATTACTCATTATATTGGTGAATATTCCTTTTATAATCCTCGGGTTTCGAGTAATTGGCCGCACTTTTGCTCTAAAGGCAACATTTGCGATTTTAGGATTGGCATTGGTTTTGGCCACTGTGAACTTTCCGGAAATCACCCAGGACAAGCTATTGGTCGCTGTTTTTGGAGGATTTTTTTTGGGTGCAGGAATAGGTTTGTCGGTTAGGGGAGGTAGTGTTTTGGATGGGACTGAGGTTTTGGCGATTTTTCTAAGTCGAAAACTGGGTACCACTATTGGGGACATTATTATTTTGGTCAATATAATGGTCTTCTTGGCCGCGGCCTATCTCCTATCCATAGAGACTGCTTTATATTCAATGCTTACCTATTTGGCCGCCTCAAAAACACTTGATTTTGTGATAGAAGGTATTGAAGAGTACACGGGAGTTACCATAATATCCGATTTCAGTAATGATATTCGATTAATGATCATAAATAAATTAGGTCGCGGTGTTACTATATATGATGCAAAGGGTGGTTATGTTGAGAATGGCAAGCATAATGAGTATGACGTACTCTTTACGGTAATTACCAGGTTGGAAATTCGTAAACTGAATATCGAGATTTCCAAAATTGATCCTAAAGCTTTTGTGGTGATGAACAAAATCAATGATACTCGAGGGGGAATGATAAAAAAGAGAGTATTGTAA
- a CDS encoding thioredoxin family protein — translation MKTIVLEGLESTTEELVQKGTRKAMSYKEYRLLVDDLAAAKKSTGPEQTETLTDYTLLNQRRMKRLDKTLKIGEEIVTKIKGYDKKVTWLVLTESWCGDAAQTMPMINKVAQLNDDISLKVILRDENLDIMNRFLTNGAMAIPKLIMVEDGSGKVVGEWGSRPKVAAKMVIDYKNEHGTLTPEFKQDLQVWYNKDKGQSTLDDLLGLLSLK, via the coding sequence ATGAAAACTATCGTTTTAGAAGGTTTAGAGAGTACAACTGAAGAATTGGTCCAAAAAGGAACAAGAAAGGCCATGTCTTATAAAGAATACAGGTTATTGGTCGATGATTTGGCCGCAGCCAAAAAATCAACGGGCCCAGAGCAAACAGAGACATTGACCGATTATACCCTTTTGAACCAAAGACGCATGAAGCGATTGGATAAGACTTTGAAAATTGGGGAGGAGATAGTGACAAAAATCAAGGGTTATGATAAAAAAGTTACTTGGTTGGTGTTGACAGAAAGTTGGTGTGGTGATGCTGCCCAAACAATGCCTATGATAAACAAAGTAGCCCAGTTGAACGATGATATTTCATTGAAGGTCATTTTACGTGATGAAAATCTTGATATTATGAATCGTTTTCTAACCAATGGAGCCATGGCGATACCTAAATTGATCATGGTTGAGGATGGTTCAGGAAAGGTGGTTGGAGAATGGGGTTCGCGACCTAAAGTTGCCGCTAAAATGGTCATAGATTATAAAAATGAGCATGGTACTTTAACTCCAGAGTTTAAACAAGATTTACAAGTTTGGTATAACAAGGATAAGGGGCAAAGTACTTTAGATGATTTGTTGGGGTTACTTTCCTTGAAATAA
- the truB gene encoding tRNA pseudouridine(55) synthase TruB — protein sequence MKSLSKEDFLDGQLLLIDKPLGWSSFQAVNKLKWVIRRKFQLKKIKVGHAGTLDPLATGLLLICTGKFTKKINDLQGQIKEYTGTITLGATTPSFDLETEVNENFPIEHITDEMIRDTTAQFMGNIEQVPPIFSALKKDGKRLYEYAREGKEVEIKKRLVTISEFEITKINIPEVEFRVVCSKGTYIRSLAHDFGLHLRSGAHLSRLRRTKIGDYNVNKALDPLVFEKTLLD from the coding sequence ATGAAATCATTATCGAAAGAAGATTTTTTAGACGGACAATTACTCCTAATCGACAAACCATTAGGTTGGTCATCGTTTCAGGCAGTTAACAAACTTAAATGGGTCATTCGAAGGAAATTCCAGCTAAAAAAAATCAAAGTTGGCCATGCGGGCACATTAGACCCATTAGCCACGGGACTTTTACTCATCTGTACAGGTAAGTTCACAAAAAAGATAAACGACCTTCAAGGACAGATAAAAGAATATACTGGTACTATTACCCTTGGGGCGACCACCCCTTCATTTGATTTGGAAACTGAAGTCAATGAAAATTTTCCAATTGAGCATATAACCGATGAAATGATTCGCGATACCACTGCGCAATTTATGGGGAACATAGAACAGGTCCCACCTATCTTTTCGGCATTAAAAAAAGATGGAAAGCGACTTTACGAATATGCCCGGGAAGGTAAGGAAGTAGAAATCAAAAAAAGATTGGTCACCATTTCTGAATTTGAAATCACTAAGATCAATATACCTGAGGTCGAATTTAGGGTTGTATGCAGTAAAGGAACATATATACGATCCTTAGCCCATGATTTTGGGCTACACTTACGGTCTGGAGCGCATTTATCTCGTCTCAGAAGAACCAAAATAGGCGATTACAACGTAAATAAAGCCCTAGACCCATTGGTTTTCGAGAAAACATTGCTTGATTAA
- a CDS encoding undecaprenyl-diphosphate phosphatase — METIDAIILGIIQGLTEFLPVSSSGHLELGKAILGDNSVPEESLLFTVVLHFATALSTIVVFRKDVWEILSGLFQFKWNEETRFSLKIIISMLPAVLVGLFFEEQLEAFFGGDIRLVGFMLLITAILLYFADKAKDTDKKVSYKNAFIVGISQAIAMLPGISRSGATISTSVLLGVDKTKAARFSFLMVVPLIFGKMAKDIMSGELSFDSENTFAMSAGFIAAFIAGLAACTWMIQLVKKSKLTYFAIYCLLVGLIAIGYSFWS, encoded by the coding sequence TTGGAGACTATAGATGCTATTATCCTTGGTATTATTCAAGGACTTACCGAATTTCTTCCTGTATCATCAAGCGGACATCTAGAATTGGGCAAAGCCATATTAGGTGACAATTCGGTTCCAGAAGAAAGCCTTTTATTTACTGTTGTACTTCATTTCGCTACTGCCCTTAGCACCATAGTCGTTTTCAGAAAAGATGTGTGGGAAATTCTAAGTGGACTCTTTCAGTTTAAATGGAATGAGGAAACCCGATTTTCATTGAAAATTATCATTTCAATGTTACCGGCCGTTTTGGTTGGATTGTTTTTTGAAGAACAGTTGGAAGCTTTTTTTGGTGGAGATATTCGTTTAGTGGGCTTCATGCTATTGATTACTGCGATTTTACTCTATTTCGCTGATAAGGCGAAAGATACTGACAAAAAGGTTTCCTATAAAAATGCGTTCATTGTTGGTATTTCACAAGCAATTGCAATGCTCCCAGGAATTTCTAGAAGTGGGGCAACAATATCAACATCGGTATTGTTAGGGGTTGATAAAACAAAAGCCGCCCGTTTCTCTTTTCTTATGGTAGTGCCTCTGATATTTGGTAAAATGGCCAAGGATATCATGAGTGGAGAACTTAGTTTTGATAGTGAAAACACATTTGCAATGAGCGCAGGATTCATAGCGGCGTTTATAGCGGGGTTAGCAGCCTGCACCTGGATGATTCAACTTGTTAAGAAGAGCAAGCTTACTTACTTTGCCATTTACTGCTTGCTGGTGGGGCTTATTGCAATAGGTTATAGTTTTTGGAGCTAA
- a CDS encoding DUF3098 domain-containing protein, with protein sequence MGKKQKNTPGQAAKPEFIFQKKNYMFMFIGIAFIALGFILMSGGGSDDPNVFNDDIYNFRRIRLAPTLVLIGLGIEVYAILLNPHKKRK encoded by the coding sequence ATGGGTAAAAAGCAAAAGAATACTCCTGGCCAGGCAGCAAAGCCTGAGTTTATTTTCCAGAAGAAAAATTATATGTTCATGTTCATTGGTATAGCCTTTATCGCTTTAGGGTTTATTTTAATGAGTGGCGGAGGTAGTGATGACCCTAATGTATTTAATGACGATATTTATAATTTTCGAAGAATACGATTGGCACCGACTTTGGTGTTGATTGGTTTGGGTATCGAAGTTTATGCCATTTTGTTGAATCCCCATAAGAAGCGCAAGTAA
- a CDS encoding cell division protein FtsX, which translates to MSKSFERYQKRKLISSYFSVVLSIGLVLFLLGILGLLVLNTKKMADHFKEQITISVFLKENAKEVEVDQLQKSLAMAEYTKLATYVSKEEAAEQHSEEIGENFIDFLGYNPLKNSIDVQLNADFVSPEQIESIATEISKKNYVDEVSYDKPLVGLLSDNVKKISFWILIASTIFTFIAVLLINSSIRLSIYSKRFIIKTMQMVGATKVFIRRPFIWSNIKLGMLGSLIALLALGGVLFYLNKNFPELNLFQDSTLLILLFAGVFVLGVLISLISTYFATQRFLNLRTDELYY; encoded by the coding sequence ATGAGTAAATCTTTTGAAAGGTACCAAAAACGAAAGCTGATTTCTTCTTACTTCTCAGTGGTTTTGAGCATTGGTTTGGTGCTCTTTCTTCTTGGGATTCTTGGATTATTGGTCCTGAACACAAAAAAAATGGCAGATCATTTTAAAGAGCAGATAACCATATCTGTTTTTCTAAAAGAAAATGCCAAGGAAGTGGAAGTTGACCAATTACAAAAGAGTTTGGCAATGGCCGAATACACCAAATTGGCGACCTATGTATCCAAAGAAGAAGCTGCCGAACAACATAGCGAAGAAATTGGGGAGAATTTCATTGACTTTTTAGGATATAATCCATTAAAAAATTCCATTGATGTTCAATTGAATGCAGATTTTGTTTCCCCTGAGCAAATAGAAAGTATCGCAACCGAAATATCGAAAAAGAACTATGTTGATGAAGTCAGTTATGACAAACCTTTGGTTGGTCTTCTTAGTGACAATGTTAAAAAAATAAGCTTCTGGATTCTCATTGCCAGCACTATCTTTACTTTTATCGCCGTACTACTCATCAATAGCTCTATTCGATTATCAATATATTCGAAACGATTCATAATAAAGACCATGCAAATGGTAGGTGCAACCAAGGTTTTTATTCGAAGGCCATTTATTTGGTCCAATATTAAACTTGGAATGTTGGGGTCGCTTATTGCCCTTTTGGCTTTGGGAGGGGTACTATTTTATTTGAACAAAAATTTCCCTGAATTAAATCTTTTTCAGGATAGTACATTATTGATATTGCTTTTTGCAGGAGTTTTTGTTTTAGGGGTATTGATTTCACTAATAAGCACTTATTTTGCAACCCAACGGTTTTTAAACCTTAGGACGGACGAATTATATTACTAA
- the leuS gene encoding leucine--tRNA ligase, translating into MQYNFNEIEAKWQKYWAKNQTFKAENNSEKEKFYVLDMFPYPSGAGLHVGHPLGYIASDIYARYKRHKGFNVLHPMGYDSFGLPAEQYAIQTGQHPAITTETNINRYREQLDKIGFSFDWSREVRTSNPKYYKWTQWVFIQLFNSWYNKDSDKAEDIQTLISIFEKEGNATVNAVCDENVDAFSAQDWNSFSNKRKQEILLHYRLTYLAETEVNWCPALGTVLANDEIVNGVSERGGHPVVRKKMTQWSMRITAYAQRLLDGLDKIYWPQPLKDSQTNWIGRSEGASAIFNVNGHDAIIDVFTTRPDTIFGVSFMTLAPEHELVSKITTGEQKAEVEAYIEATAKRSERDRMADVKTITGAFTGAYAEHPFTKEPIPIWIGDYVLAGYGTGAVMSVPCGDQRDYDFAKHFNISIPNIFEGVDISEEAFADKSTTVITNSDFLNGLKYTKAVKRAIYELAQLGQGEGKINYRLRDAVFSRQRYWGEPFPVYYVDGMPQMINAEHLPIELPEVEKYLPTETGEPPLGNAEVWAWDTDTNKVVHNSAINNATVWPLELNTMPGWAGSSQYFNRYMDSGNENDIFSKEAINYWQDVDLYIGGSEHATGHLLYSRFWQKFMFDKGLVPKDEFAKKLINQGMITGTSAFVYREEETGNVISKGLIEGKKVTPIHADVSLINTSDELNIEGFKKWLPEYKATEFVLEDGKYVVGREVEKMSKSKYNVVSPDSICEDYGADSLRLYEMFLGPLEQSKPWNTAGISGTHSFLKKLWRLYFDENGAKFTNAEPTKDNLKTLHKTIKKVEEDIENFSFNTSVSTFMICVNELISQKCTSRAILEPLAILVSPYAPHIAEELWEQLGHDESIATVSFPIFDGSHLVESTKQYPISFNGKMRFTLELPLDMGKDEIEETVMAHEKTQQQLQGRTPKKIIVVPGKIVNIVG; encoded by the coding sequence ATGCAGTACAATTTCAACGAAATTGAGGCCAAATGGCAGAAATATTGGGCCAAAAATCAAACTTTTAAAGCAGAGAATAATTCAGAAAAGGAAAAATTCTATGTGTTGGACATGTTCCCTTATCCATCAGGTGCAGGACTTCATGTTGGTCACCCATTAGGGTATATTGCCAGCGATATTTATGCACGGTACAAAAGGCATAAAGGCTTCAATGTTTTACATCCAATGGGTTACGATTCTTTTGGGCTTCCAGCAGAGCAGTATGCTATACAAACTGGTCAACATCCGGCAATTACAACAGAAACTAATATTAACAGATATAGGGAGCAATTAGATAAAATTGGGTTCTCTTTTGATTGGAGTCGTGAGGTGCGAACGTCTAATCCAAAGTATTACAAATGGACACAGTGGGTTTTTATTCAACTGTTCAATTCATGGTATAACAAGGATTCTGATAAGGCAGAAGATATTCAGACATTGATTTCAATTTTTGAAAAGGAAGGAAATGCAACGGTTAATGCTGTTTGCGATGAAAACGTTGATGCTTTTTCCGCCCAAGATTGGAATTCGTTTTCAAATAAGAGAAAACAAGAGATATTATTACACTACCGTTTGACTTATTTGGCGGAAACAGAGGTGAATTGGTGCCCTGCATTAGGTACCGTATTGGCCAATGACGAAATTGTAAATGGTGTTTCCGAACGAGGTGGGCATCCTGTAGTTCGTAAAAAAATGACCCAATGGAGTATGAGAATCACTGCTTATGCACAGCGTTTGTTAGATGGCTTGGATAAGATATATTGGCCACAACCCTTAAAAGATTCCCAAACGAATTGGATTGGTCGTTCTGAAGGAGCTTCCGCAATATTCAATGTTAATGGTCATGATGCCATTATTGATGTCTTCACAACAAGACCAGATACCATTTTTGGGGTCAGTTTTATGACATTGGCTCCTGAGCATGAATTGGTTTCGAAAATTACAACGGGTGAGCAAAAGGCCGAAGTTGAAGCTTATATTGAAGCAACTGCAAAACGTTCTGAGCGTGATCGTATGGCCGATGTAAAAACGATAACAGGTGCTTTTACGGGTGCATATGCAGAACACCCGTTTACAAAAGAACCCATTCCTATTTGGATTGGAGATTATGTTCTGGCGGGCTACGGAACAGGAGCTGTAATGTCCGTTCCTTGTGGGGATCAACGGGATTATGATTTTGCGAAGCATTTTAATATCTCCATCCCGAACATATTTGAGGGAGTTGATATTTCTGAAGAAGCTTTTGCTGATAAGTCAACTACGGTGATTACAAACTCTGATTTCTTAAACGGATTAAAATATACGAAGGCTGTAAAAAGAGCCATTTATGAGTTGGCGCAGTTGGGACAAGGTGAGGGCAAGATTAATTACCGTTTGCGTGATGCTGTTTTTAGCCGTCAACGGTATTGGGGAGAGCCTTTTCCTGTGTATTATGTAGACGGAATGCCGCAGATGATCAATGCCGAGCATTTGCCAATAGAATTGCCCGAGGTTGAAAAATATTTACCAACTGAAACAGGAGAACCACCCTTAGGGAATGCTGAGGTTTGGGCATGGGACACTGACACTAATAAGGTTGTACATAACAGCGCGATAAACAATGCCACGGTGTGGCCGTTGGAATTAAATACTATGCCAGGTTGGGCAGGCAGCTCGCAGTATTTTAACCGGTATATGGACTCTGGAAATGAGAATGATATATTTTCAAAGGAAGCCATAAACTATTGGCAAGATGTTGATTTATATATTGGCGGTAGTGAACATGCCACAGGGCATTTGCTGTACTCTCGTTTTTGGCAAAAATTTATGTTTGATAAAGGTTTGGTGCCAAAAGATGAGTTTGCCAAAAAATTAATTAATCAAGGGATGATTACCGGGACCAGTGCTTTTGTTTATAGAGAAGAAGAAACGGGGAATGTGATTTCCAAAGGATTGATTGAAGGAAAAAAGGTGACACCTATCCATGCAGATGTTTCATTAATAAATACTTCTGATGAATTAAATATTGAAGGATTCAAGAAGTGGCTTCCAGAATATAAAGCAACGGAGTTTGTTCTTGAAGATGGAAAATACGTTGTTGGGAGAGAAGTCGAAAAAATGTCCAAATCCAAGTACAATGTGGTAAGTCCGGATAGTATTTGTGAAGATTATGGGGCAGACTCTTTACGTTTGTATGAAATGTTCTTGGGGCCTTTGGAGCAGTCCAAACCGTGGAATACTGCTGGGATTTCAGGAACGCATTCGTTCTTGAAAAAGTTATGGCGTTTATATTTTGATGAGAATGGTGCCAAGTTTACCAATGCAGAACCTACGAAGGACAATTTAAAAACATTGCACAAAACCATAAAAAAGGTAGAGGAAGATATTGAGAATTTCTCTTTTAATACATCGGTATCTACTTTTATGATCTGTGTAAATGAGCTTATAAGTCAAAAATGTACCAGCCGAGCTATTTTGGAGCCATTGGCCATATTGGTATCACCTTATGCGCCACACATTGCGGAGGAGCTTTGGGAGCAGTTAGGGCATGATGAATCTATTGCGACAGTATCATTCCCAATATTTGACGGGAGTCATTTGGTTGAAAGCACCAAGCAATACCCTATCTCATTTAATGGTAAAATGAGATTTACATTGGAGTTGCCATTGGATATGGGCAAAGATGAAATAGAAGAGACTGTAATGGCCCACGAAAAGACCCAACAGCAATTACAGGGTAGAACACCTAAGAAAATCATTGTAGTTCCTGGAAAGATTGTTAATATCGTGGGATAG
- a CDS encoding SemiSWEET transporter: METIELLGLIAATCTTFAFIPQVYKVWQEKSAKDISLTMYLVMTLGLALWLIYGINIDSLPVILANGITLVLVLFMVFLKLKHK, from the coding sequence ATGGAAACGATTGAATTATTAGGGTTAATCGCAGCTACTTGTACAACATTTGCCTTTATTCCACAAGTCTATAAAGTGTGGCAAGAAAAATCCGCAAAAGATATTTCTTTAACCATGTATCTTGTAATGACCTTGGGACTTGCTTTGTGGTTAATATATGGAATCAATATTGACAGTCTGCCCGTAATTTTAGCGAATGGAATAACGTTGGTATTAGTGTTGTTCATGGTTTTTCTTAAGTTAAAGCATAAATAG
- a CDS encoding zinc metallopeptidase: MMGYYILIGAIALVSWLVSSKLKSKFKHYSKVHLNNGMSGAEIAEKMLADHGIRDVKVVSTPGMLSDHYNPKNKTVNLSEGVYSQRNASAAAVAAHECGHAVQHAQAYEWLNLRSKLVPVVSVTSGMSTWIVFGGLALGAAAGVGFGYWVAIAGLIMMGFATLFSFVTLPVEYDASNRALAWLKAKNIVTQQEYKGSEDALKWAARTYLVAAIGSLATLVYWGLQVLGGRD; this comes from the coding sequence ATGATGGGATATTATATATTGATTGGAGCTATTGCTTTGGTCAGCTGGTTGGTAAGTAGTAAGCTAAAAAGTAAGTTTAAGCATTATTCCAAAGTACATTTAAACAACGGAATGAGCGGTGCTGAGATTGCTGAGAAAATGTTGGCCGATCATGGTATACGGGATGTAAAAGTCGTTTCTACCCCTGGGATGCTATCAGATCACTATAATCCAAAAAATAAAACGGTAAACTTAAGCGAAGGTGTTTATTCGCAGCGTAATGCTTCGGCAGCAGCTGTAGCTGCACATGAATGTGGGCATGCCGTACAGCATGCACAGGCCTATGAATGGTTGAATTTACGTTCAAAGCTGGTTCCTGTAGTAAGTGTTACTTCAGGAATGTCTACTTGGATTGTATTTGGCGGATTGGCATTGGGAGCTGCTGCGGGAGTAGGTTTCGGTTATTGGGTGGCCATTGCGGGATTGATTATGATGGGATTTGCTACATTATTTAGTTTTGTAACCCTTCCTGTTGAGTATGATGCGAGTAATCGTGCTCTAGCATGGCTGAAGGCAAAAAACATAGTGACGCAACAAGAGTATAAAGGTTCGGAAGATGCTTTGAAATGGGCAGCACGTACTTATTTAGTTGCTGCAATAGGCTCATTGGCTACTTTGGTCTATTGGGGCTTACAGGTTTTAGGTGGTCGGGATTAA
- a CDS encoding Lrp/AsnC ligand binding domain-containing protein — protein sequence MKSDNKNVKIDGIDKKILRFLMEDARKPVLEIARSIGISGAAIHQRLRKLEASGLLAGSKFIINPKVMGYTTMAYIGIYLDKAMSNPVAVKHLEKIPEVLECHYTTGNWSILIKVLCKDNEHLMHVLNKEIQQIDGVSRTETFISLDQQIDRQITI from the coding sequence ATGGGATTGACAAGAAAATCCTAAGGTTCTTAATGGAAGATGCCCGTAAACCTGTTTTGGAAATAGCCCGAAGCATAGGCATTTCTGGTGCAGCCATTCATCAACGTCTCCGTAAATTGGAGGCTTCAGGCTTATTGGCCGGATCCAAGTTCATCATAAACCCCAAGGTCATGGGCTATACGACCATGGCATATATAGGTATATATTTGGATAAGGCTATGAGTAATCCTGTTGCTGTAAAGCATTTAGAAAAAATACCCGAAGTTTTGGAATGCCATTATACCACTGGAAATTGGTCTATACTCATTAAAGTGCTTTGTAAAGACAATGAACATTTAATGCATGTACTGAACAAAGAAATTCAACAAATAGATGGAGTTTCACGCACAGAAACTTTTATTTCTCTAGATCAACAAATAGACCGACAGATTACGATATAA